One stretch of Eggerthella lenta DSM 2243 DNA includes these proteins:
- a CDS encoding acyl-CoA dehydrogenase family protein: MYELTQEERMILSMVDDLCVDVVAERAAAIDEEDEFPQDIYELFVEQGLFALAYGEEHGGVEVSMHCWVQVIERIARESPAVALMILISAIGSDALVFSGSAEQQRAILPALAAGEAKICFALTEPNAGSDISAISTTALPDGDGYTINGGKIFITNGAVGDWFTVFARVVEDGQSKPSCFIVHRYTPGLVIGRKEDKMGLRGSVTSQLYFENMHVGPEAVVGEVGDGFAIAHHTLNRGRLAVAALATGVTAASLAAAAAYAKERIQFGKHIADLQAIRFMLADMEITLEASRLLLDQAASAFGGDIQTMMKTASVAKVYCSEAAVKAAETAVQIFGGYGLCKDYPVERYYRDAKSFTIVEGTSQVQRSLIAKSVLKEY, translated from the coding sequence ATGTACGAGCTGACGCAAGAGGAACGCATGATCCTTTCTATGGTGGACGACCTGTGCGTCGACGTGGTGGCCGAGCGTGCGGCTGCCATCGACGAAGAGGACGAGTTTCCCCAGGACATCTACGAGCTGTTCGTGGAGCAGGGGCTGTTCGCGCTCGCCTACGGCGAGGAGCACGGCGGCGTGGAAGTGAGCATGCACTGCTGGGTGCAGGTGATCGAGCGCATCGCGCGCGAATCGCCGGCCGTGGCGCTCATGATCCTCATATCGGCCATCGGGTCCGACGCGCTCGTGTTCTCGGGATCCGCCGAGCAGCAACGTGCCATCCTTCCCGCGCTGGCGGCTGGCGAGGCGAAGATCTGCTTCGCGCTGACCGAGCCGAACGCCGGCTCGGACATCTCCGCCATCTCCACGACGGCGTTGCCCGACGGCGATGGCTACACCATCAACGGCGGCAAGATATTCATCACGAACGGAGCGGTGGGCGACTGGTTCACCGTGTTCGCGCGCGTGGTGGAGGACGGGCAGTCGAAGCCGTCGTGCTTCATCGTGCACCGCTACACGCCCGGCCTCGTGATCGGCCGCAAGGAGGACAAGATGGGCTTGCGCGGCTCAGTGACCTCCCAGCTGTACTTCGAGAACATGCACGTGGGACCCGAAGCCGTGGTGGGCGAGGTGGGCGACGGGTTCGCCATCGCGCACCACACGCTGAACCGCGGCCGCTTGGCCGTGGCGGCGCTGGCCACCGGCGTGACGGCCGCCTCGCTCGCGGCCGCGGCCGCCTATGCGAAGGAGCGCATCCAGTTCGGAAAGCATATCGCGGACTTGCAGGCCATCCGCTTCATGCTGGCCGATATGGAGATCACGCTGGAAGCGTCCCGCTTGCTGTTGGACCAGGCGGCATCGGCGTTCGGCGGCGACATCCAGACGATGATGAAGACGGCGTCGGTGGCGAAGGTGTACTGCTCGGAGGCGGCGGTGAAAGCGGCTGAGACGGCCGTGCAGATATTCGGCGGCTACGGCCTGTGCAAGGATTATCCGGTGGAGCGCTACTACCGCGACGCGAAGTCGTTCACCATCGTCGAGGGCACGAGCCAGGTGCAGCGCTCGCTTATCGCGAAATCGGTGCTGAAGGAATACTAG